A window of bacterium genomic DNA:
GTGGCCAATTGCGCATTGTAGGCCGGACGAAAGCCACCATCCGCCATCTTCATCACATGCGCGTCCACATCCGTCGTCGATGCCCGCGGCTCATGTTCCTTCGGCTGGGGTGATCCGGGCTTCGACCCGCCCCGCTTCCGTGACGGGCGGGGTGAGCGCTGCTCCAACTCCTGCAAGGCCGTCAGCGCCGACTGCACCCGCGCCTCCCGTTCCCGCGCCGCACGCTCCCGCGCCGCTTGACTGCGGGTCCGACTGGCGGCCGGATCCGCCTCCACCTCCTGCTTCAATGCCGCCACCTGCGCGTGCGCCTGACGAAGATGCTCCTTCAGCGTCTCCCGGCGACGAAAGCTGCTCGCCCCTGCCGATGCCCGGATCCGCATCCCGTCCTGCGCCACCCGCTCCATCCGCACAAGCCCCTTGTGCACCAACACCGCCACATGGCGGGCCAACAGCTCATCCAGCATGTCGGGATGGCCCACCCGGAAATCCGACAGCGTGTGGTGATTCACGCCCACGCCACCGCACATCCACCGGTAGGCATCGTGGCTTACGCACAGCCGCGCAAGCTCGCGGGCCGAACCGATCCCGTCCAGCGTGGCCAACAGCCAAAGCCCCAAGAGGATCGCCGGGTCGATCGGGCTCCGGCCGCTCCCCCCTTCCACGGTCTGGATGCCCGCGTAGAAGCGCGACAGATCCTGCGCCTCCACGAAGGCCCAGACGGCGCGCGCCTGATGATCCCGGCCAAGGGTCGCATCCAGCTCGCAGGGTCGAAGCTCAAGCTGGTTGCGAATCGCCCGCTGCACGCGAAGCACACGCCCAAGAGTCGGATCCGGCAACGCCGGATCGTGCAGATGAGGGGAGTCAATCGGGTGCATTAAGTACCTCCACGCTGGGCTTGTGTCACACAATAACTCAGTGGGAGGTTTTTTCACAGACTCTCAGTTGTCGGCCTTCTGCTCCGCGGCGCCCGCCTCGGCCGCCGGCGCGGCCGTGCGCCGCTCCTCGAGGACTTCCATCAGATCGCCCATTTGATCCCGCCGGCTGCGCCGCTCCTGCAGGATGCGCTGCTCGGACTCGCGGGCCCGATTGAGGTTGGCGTGAAGCTCTTGTTCACGCTGATGATAAAGGTGGTACTTCCAGCCCACGCGGATCGTCCCACCCGTCAGGCTGACGACCAGCCAGACGAAGAAGGCCCGGTACATGGCCGTCCAGAGGGGCAGCTCGGCACCCAACCCCATCAGGAAGGCCCCAAGAAAGACCAGC
This region includes:
- a CDS encoding IS1182 family transposase is translated as MHPIDSPHLHDPALPDPTLGRVLRVQRAIRNQLELRPCELDATLGRDHQARAVWAFVEAQDLSRFYAGIQTVEGGSGRSPIDPAILLGLWLLATLDGIGSARELARLCVSHDAYRWMCGGVGVNHHTLSDFRVGHPDMLDELLARHVAVLVHKGLVRMERVAQDGMRIRASAGASSFRRRETLKEHLRQAHAQVAALKQEVEADPAASRTRSQAARERAAREREARVQSALTALQELEQRSPRPSRKRGGSKPGSPQPKEHEPRASTTDVDAHVMKMADGGFRPAYNAQLATDTATQVIVGVDVVMTGSDMGRLEPMVEQVSVQHGVRPTAWLVDGGYTHLGQIDVLDGRGTTVYAPVPRPKDPQRDRYRAHRTDTPAVAAWRMRMGSEEGKDLYKERAATAECVNAQARNRGLWQFRVRGRLKALAVLLWYALAHNLRREIALQAA